One window from the genome of Gimesia aquarii encodes:
- a CDS encoding M3 family metallopeptidase, with protein sequence MNQQPNFEDNPLLVSDGFPRFDRIEPFHIQPAIQSLLEQSKADLKKIEAQAEPSWEGLMQPLEELNHPWERSWGPVGHLLGVKNTPELREAYESVLPEIVAFSLSVKQSKPIYEAMKSLRTSSTWNELNNAQQRIIDKSLLSAELAGIGLAGDQLVRFNEIATELSRLATQFSNNVLDATKAFSLIITNAKDTEGFPDSLKQLTAQSYNSWDQKEAETEATPEAGPWRISLDFPCFGPFMQHCRNRALRENVYRAYITRASEGELDNTPLIPQILKLRQEKAKLLGYANFAEVSLAEKMAPSIEAVLEMEERLRTASYEAGQQDLKDLQTFAAEQGETEPIIQWDFAFWSERLREKRFNYTDEELRPYFSLEKVLDGLFQLVNRIFGITVSPVTEGVPVWNEDVRYFSIANEEGETVAGFYLDPYARPEDKRGGAWMDDCLGRKIVSGNVQIPVAHLVCNSTPPVGTSPSLMTFREVETLFHEFGHGLQHMLTTINEADAAGINGVEWDAVELASQFMENWCYHKPTLLGMAKHYQTGETLPDDLFEKIVAARNYQAGTQMLRQIQFGVVDLKLHSEFDPDGPQSIFDVQREVSQTTSVLPMLPEDRFLCSFQHIFAGGYSAGYFSYKWAEVLSADAFSAFEEAGLDDERTVAETGRRFRDTILAQGGSRHPMELFKEFRGREPSPEPLLRHTGLI encoded by the coding sequence ATGAACCAGCAACCTAATTTTGAAGATAACCCCCTTCTCGTTTCAGACGGCTTTCCCCGCTTTGATCGTATTGAACCATTTCATATTCAACCAGCAATCCAATCTCTTCTAGAACAATCAAAAGCCGATCTAAAAAAGATTGAAGCACAAGCAGAACCAAGCTGGGAAGGCTTGATGCAACCTCTGGAAGAATTAAACCATCCATGGGAACGTTCATGGGGACCAGTAGGGCATTTACTGGGAGTCAAAAATACTCCTGAATTACGTGAAGCTTACGAAAGTGTACTGCCCGAAATCGTTGCCTTCTCATTAAGTGTGAAACAGAGTAAACCAATTTATGAAGCGATGAAATCGCTGCGAACCAGCAGCACCTGGAATGAACTCAACAATGCCCAGCAGAGGATCATTGACAAAAGCCTTCTGTCGGCTGAATTAGCGGGTATTGGCCTCGCAGGAGACCAACTCGTACGTTTTAACGAAATTGCAACGGAATTATCACGCCTGGCAACTCAATTTTCTAATAACGTTTTGGACGCCACAAAAGCGTTTTCCCTGATTATTACCAATGCTAAGGATACTGAAGGTTTCCCAGACAGTCTCAAACAATTAACGGCACAATCCTATAATAGCTGGGATCAAAAAGAGGCGGAAACAGAAGCAACACCGGAAGCGGGTCCCTGGAGAATCAGTCTGGATTTTCCCTGCTTCGGACCTTTCATGCAACATTGTCGGAATCGAGCTTTACGCGAAAACGTTTACCGAGCGTATATCACTCGTGCTTCAGAAGGAGAACTGGATAATACTCCGTTGATCCCTCAGATCCTGAAACTGCGTCAAGAAAAAGCTAAGCTCTTGGGGTATGCAAATTTTGCGGAAGTCAGTTTGGCAGAAAAAATGGCTCCCAGTATCGAAGCTGTCTTAGAAATGGAAGAGCGACTCAGAACGGCCTCATATGAAGCGGGTCAACAGGACTTGAAAGACTTGCAAACCTTTGCAGCCGAACAGGGAGAGACCGAGCCCATCATACAATGGGATTTCGCCTTCTGGTCCGAGCGACTGCGTGAAAAACGATTTAACTACACAGATGAAGAATTACGACCTTATTTTTCTCTGGAAAAGGTACTGGATGGTCTGTTCCAACTGGTCAATCGAATTTTTGGAATCACAGTCTCACCTGTGACGGAAGGGGTTCCTGTCTGGAATGAAGATGTCCGCTATTTTAGCATCGCCAATGAAGAGGGAGAAACCGTTGCCGGATTCTATCTCGATCCCTATGCCCGGCCTGAGGATAAAAGGGGAGGTGCCTGGATGGACGATTGTCTGGGCCGCAAAATCGTATCAGGAAATGTACAAATTCCAGTCGCGCATCTCGTCTGCAACTCGACGCCTCCCGTTGGAACCAGTCCTTCATTGATGACGTTCCGCGAAGTTGAGACATTGTTCCATGAGTTTGGCCATGGATTACAACATATGTTAACCACAATCAACGAAGCAGACGCTGCCGGCATCAATGGCGTGGAATGGGATGCGGTCGAACTCGCCAGCCAGTTTATGGAAAACTGGTGCTATCACAAGCCGACTTTACTGGGTATGGCCAAACACTATCAAACCGGTGAAACATTACCGGATGATCTATTTGAAAAAATCGTAGCTGCACGAAATTACCAAGCAGGAACACAAATGCTGCGGCAAATTCAATTTGGTGTTGTCGACTTAAAGCTCCACAGTGAATTTGATCCTGATGGTCCTCAATCGATATTTGATGTGCAGCGTGAAGTCAGTCAAACCACATCCGTGTTACCAATGCTTCCAGAAGATCGATTTCTGTGCTCCTTCCAACACATCTTTGCTGGAGGGTATTCTGCCGGTTACTTCAGTTACAAATGGGCTGAAGTTCTCAGCGCCGACGCCTTTAGTGCCTTTGAAGAAGCAGGACTCGATGATGAACGGACTGTAGCCGAAACGGGCAGACGCTTTCGAGATACGATTCTGGCCCAGGGAGGCAGCCGCCATCCTATGGAACTCTTCAAAGAATTTCGTGGACGCGAGCCCAGTCCCGAACCGCTCTTGCGCCATACAGGCCTGATTTAA
- a CDS encoding nucleotide sugar dehydrogenase — MTNHLEQAIKDKTAIIGIIGLGYVGLPLIDAFVNTGFKTMGFDVDQKKVDQLQAGQSYIQHIPSNTVTSWLEKKQFEATTDLSRMKEADALLICVPTPLTSSRDPDLTYVEKTTEAIAETLRPGQLVVLESTTYPTTTRDVMLPILNSKSLTVGEDYYLAYSPEREDPGNPDFSAAGIPKVVGGMDENSLRIAVALYEHAVVNVISVTSPEVAEACKILENTYRAVNIAMVNELKTLFDRMGIDVWEVIDAAKTKPFGFQAFYPGPGLGGHCIPIDPFYLSWLARKEGLTTRFIELAGEVNTRMPRYVIDRLAEFLNQQAKPLKGSKICMLGVAYKKDVDDPRESPSFHLMDLLLERGVDFTYNDPHIPKLPKMRHHNVPAMESQELTKEYLGHQDCVLIATDHSAYDYNFIVEHSNMVLDTRNATKDVKQGREKIFKA, encoded by the coding sequence ATGACAAATCATCTTGAGCAGGCAATCAAAGATAAGACGGCAATCATCGGTATCATTGGTTTGGGATACGTTGGGCTTCCTCTAATCGATGCTTTTGTGAATACCGGTTTTAAAACGATGGGTTTTGACGTTGATCAGAAGAAAGTCGATCAACTGCAAGCCGGTCAAAGTTACATTCAGCACATTCCTTCAAACACAGTAACCAGTTGGTTAGAGAAAAAGCAGTTTGAAGCCACTACTGATTTATCGCGAATGAAAGAAGCGGACGCGCTCCTGATCTGTGTACCCACTCCTCTTACTTCCAGCCGCGACCCCGATCTGACTTATGTAGAGAAGACAACAGAAGCGATTGCTGAGACGTTACGCCCCGGTCAACTAGTCGTGCTGGAAAGTACAACTTACCCCACCACCACCCGAGATGTGATGCTCCCGATTCTGAATTCAAAATCATTGACCGTCGGAGAAGATTATTATCTTGCCTATAGTCCGGAGCGAGAAGATCCCGGCAACCCGGATTTTTCAGCTGCGGGGATTCCTAAAGTTGTTGGTGGTATGGATGAAAATAGCCTGCGAATCGCAGTCGCCCTATATGAACATGCAGTTGTAAATGTGATTTCTGTTACTTCACCAGAAGTCGCTGAAGCTTGTAAAATTCTGGAGAATACTTACCGGGCAGTGAATATCGCCATGGTCAATGAACTCAAAACATTGTTCGACCGCATGGGGATTGATGTTTGGGAAGTGATTGACGCAGCAAAAACCAAACCGTTCGGATTTCAAGCCTTTTACCCTGGTCCTGGATTGGGTGGTCATTGTATCCCGATTGACCCCTTCTATCTGAGCTGGCTAGCCCGCAAAGAAGGTCTTACCACACGCTTCATCGAATTGGCAGGTGAAGTCAATACAAGAATGCCACGGTACGTCATTGATCGGCTGGCAGAGTTTCTCAACCAGCAAGCGAAACCACTCAAGGGAAGTAAAATCTGTATGTTGGGTGTCGCCTATAAGAAAGATGTAGACGATCCGCGTGAAAGCCCTTCTTTTCATCTGATGGACTTACTTCTCGAACGGGGTGTGGACTTCACATATAATGACCCGCATATCCCGAAGCTCCCCAAAATGCGGCATCATAATGTACCCGCGATGGAGAGTCAGGAATTGACCAAAGAATATTTGGGACATCAGGATTGCGTGCTGATCGCAACAGATCATAGTGCCTACGACTACAACTTTATCGTCGAACACTCGAACATGGTCCTTGATACGCGTAACGCAACGAAGGATGTAAAACAAGGTCGGGAAAAAATCTTCAAAGCTTAA
- a CDS encoding DUF1802 family protein: protein MLIQNRMAFKEWGGICAALGQGIQSVIVRKGGIHEGRQGFQVAHREFWLFPTRFHQGSELLQPAYCDLLKAPIAIEPASGKIMLALYAVVEKVLELKAASTLHQLDSLQVLNQETILNRFEYKTPGLFVLLIRAYQLPQPFQLENETQYGGCRTWVELTQEFPTSNLTPVLTDEQFQQQLLTFEAIVE, encoded by the coding sequence ATGCTGATACAAAATCGAATGGCATTTAAGGAGTGGGGGGGCATCTGTGCTGCATTAGGGCAAGGCATTCAGTCCGTCATTGTTCGAAAAGGGGGAATTCATGAAGGGCGACAGGGGTTCCAGGTAGCTCATCGGGAATTCTGGCTTTTTCCAACGCGCTTTCATCAAGGATCGGAATTATTGCAACCGGCGTATTGTGATTTACTCAAAGCACCCATTGCCATTGAACCTGCCTCAGGAAAAATTATGTTGGCATTGTATGCTGTTGTAGAAAAAGTTCTGGAGCTCAAAGCAGCCTCAACACTTCACCAGTTGGATTCCCTTCAAGTCTTGAATCAAGAGACAATCCTCAACCGATTTGAATATAAAACTCCCGGGTTATTTGTTTTACTAATTCGAGCATACCAACTACCGCAACCATTTCAACTGGAAAACGAAACACAATATGGCGGCTGCCGAACCTGGGTTGAGTTGACACAAGAATTTCCTACCAGCAATCTGACACCTGTACTCACAGACGAGCAGTTTCAGCAACAGTTATTGACATTTGAGGCGATTGTGGAGTGA
- a CDS encoding FG-GAP repeat domain-containing protein: MPAFFRFRTVSHFCFMVLLLSWTFSLYAEELEQLTYNNPQLEVDLGVGLWAWPLPMDYDGDGDMDLLVSCPDKPSNGTYFFENRSDKAEKLPVFEPGVRLGKGYHNTCLSYVDGKPRVLVSGREAIDFKKKGFDKLTALPVDRNVHGSKVRGNQWFYVDYDGDKDHDLIVGVGDWSDYGWDDAYNELGQWTNGPLRGFVYVLKNSGSDKKPKYEKPAKIKIGDRPLEVFGWPSPNFADFDHDGDLDLICGEFLDQLTYFENTGTRSEPRYVAGRRLTSNGQPLQMDLQMIVPSAIDWDKDGDTDLVIGDEDGRVAFMENTGELLGGLPQFLPPRYFRQKAAGVKFGALATPYAFDWDGDGDEDLICGNTAGYIGFIENLDGNTSSPKLSEPSYLQAGGRPIRIQAGPNGSIQGPCEAKWGYTTQTVADWNQDGLPDLLVNSIWGEILWYQNIGTRKEPKLASAQTVNVEWEGATPKPAWNWWNPRGKQLVTQWRTTPVAIDYDQDGLTDLVMLDHEGYIAFFKRVHDGGKLKLLPGQRIFVDESLKPIQLNSKRAGGSGRYKLHVVDWDGDGRLDLLVNSMNADFYRNEKTVDGKVILKNHGPLSTRKLAGHTSSPCTVDWDRDGVRDLIVGAEDGYLYWMRNPNSKKK, translated from the coding sequence ATGCCCGCTTTTTTTAGATTTCGAACCGTTTCTCATTTCTGTTTTATGGTCTTGCTACTTTCATGGACATTTTCGTTATATGCAGAAGAGTTAGAGCAGTTGACCTACAACAATCCACAGCTTGAAGTAGATTTAGGAGTCGGCCTGTGGGCCTGGCCTCTTCCCATGGACTATGATGGTGATGGCGACATGGATCTTTTGGTTTCCTGTCCGGATAAACCATCTAATGGAACTTACTTTTTCGAAAATCGATCAGATAAAGCAGAAAAACTGCCTGTGTTCGAACCCGGTGTGCGGTTGGGGAAAGGGTATCATAATACTTGTCTTTCTTATGTAGACGGAAAACCTAGAGTCCTGGTTTCAGGGCGTGAAGCCATCGATTTTAAAAAGAAGGGTTTCGATAAGCTGACCGCATTACCCGTCGATAGAAACGTTCATGGAAGTAAAGTTCGGGGCAACCAATGGTTCTACGTTGATTATGATGGAGACAAAGACCACGATCTTATTGTAGGAGTAGGAGACTGGAGTGACTATGGATGGGATGATGCCTATAACGAACTAGGCCAATGGACTAATGGCCCGCTCCGTGGCTTTGTATATGTATTGAAAAATTCGGGTAGTGATAAAAAACCGAAGTATGAGAAACCAGCAAAAATCAAAATTGGAGATCGTCCCCTCGAAGTATTTGGTTGGCCCTCTCCTAATTTTGCTGACTTCGATCATGATGGGGATCTCGATTTGATCTGTGGCGAATTTCTTGATCAGTTGACCTATTTCGAGAACACAGGAACACGATCAGAACCCCGCTATGTGGCTGGTCGCCGTTTAACCAGCAATGGTCAGCCGCTACAGATGGATCTTCAGATGATTGTCCCTTCTGCCATTGACTGGGACAAAGATGGAGACACGGATCTGGTGATTGGTGATGAAGATGGACGTGTTGCTTTTATGGAGAATACTGGAGAACTGCTGGGAGGGCTTCCTCAATTTCTACCTCCACGCTATTTCCGACAAAAAGCAGCTGGTGTTAAGTTTGGTGCACTGGCAACACCTTATGCTTTTGACTGGGACGGAGACGGAGATGAAGATCTGATTTGTGGTAACACCGCCGGTTACATTGGGTTCATTGAGAATCTGGATGGCAATACTAGTTCTCCCAAACTTTCTGAACCGAGTTATTTACAGGCCGGAGGACGACCGATTCGTATTCAGGCAGGGCCCAATGGTTCGATTCAAGGTCCCTGCGAAGCGAAATGGGGATACACTACTCAAACGGTTGCGGACTGGAATCAAGATGGCCTACCTGATTTATTGGTCAATTCGATTTGGGGGGAAATTCTCTGGTATCAGAACATTGGTACTCGAAAAGAACCAAAGTTGGCCTCAGCACAAACTGTGAATGTGGAATGGGAAGGTGCCACTCCTAAACCAGCATGGAACTGGTGGAACCCGCGTGGCAAGCAATTGGTGACACAGTGGAGAACGACGCCTGTCGCAATTGACTATGACCAAGATGGATTAACCGACTTAGTGATGCTGGATCATGAAGGATATATTGCGTTTTTTAAACGTGTTCATGATGGGGGAAAATTAAAACTATTGCCGGGCCAAAGAATTTTCGTCGATGAGTCTCTTAAACCAATTCAATTAAATTCGAAACGAGCAGGTGGTAGTGGTCGTTATAAACTCCATGTCGTCGACTGGGACGGAGATGGTCGGCTGGATTTGCTCGTGAATAGTATGAATGCTGATTTTTATCGCAATGAGAAAACCGTTGATGGCAAGGTTATCTTAAAAAACCATGGGCCTCTCAGCACACGAAAACTGGCCGGTCATACCAGTAGTCCCTGCACTGTTGATTGGGATCGAGATGGTGTCCGTGATTTGATTGTCGGAGCTGAAGACGGTTATTTGTATTGGATGAGAAATCCAAATTCGAAGAAAAAGTGA